TGGAGAGCGTCAACCTTTTTCTGGACAGCCCCATCCCTTCCGGATTCGTCACGATGGAGATGAATTTCGTGACGTTGTCATAGTTCAGGAACGGCTCGCCCATCCCCATCATGACGACGTTGATCTTTTTCTTTGGAAAAGCCCTCTTGCTCAGCAGAAGGATAATCTGAGCGGTGATCTCTTCCGTTTCAAGATTTCTCTTGAAACCCATCTTCCCGGTCAGGCAGAATGTGCAATTAAGAGGACATCCGATCTGAGAAGAGACGCAGATGGTGATTCTCTTCTTCTCCGGAATGAGGACCGATTCGATCGATTTTCCATCATGCAGTCTGAGAAGAAACTTCTCTGTGCCATCTTTAGATAGGTAGCTTTTCTCGATGTGCGGGAGTGAAAGTGAGAGCTTTTCAGAAAGTTTCCTCCGAAGCTTTGCCGGGATGCTGGTCATCTCGCCGAAGGAGCCGACCTTCCCGGCAAAAGCCCAATGATAGATTTGTCTGGCCCTGTACTTTTCCAGATCCCATTCGACGATCCTTTCTTCGAGTTCCTCCAGCGTCAATCCAAAGAGATTTTCCCTTTCATCTTTCATCGATTCGTCTTGGTTGCTTTAAAAATTTGCTTGAATATAACATACCTTCTTTTCTCGAACAAGAAGGTTTCCTTGACGGGAATGAGTTAGTATTCTAAACTTTCTGAGATTTTAAAGGGAAATCGTTTCCTTTAAACCTTTATCTCTTATGGAGTTGTAGATGAAAAAAGAAAATGTGATATTTCTGGCAGCTGGAGTGGTCTTCGGTATCGTCGTCGGTTTTCTTGTTGCCTACATGATATTTCATCAGGAAGAGATCAACCCGGCGCAGAAACGTGAATCGCCGAAAGGCTCTAGCATATCTGAAATGCAGCAGCCTCCGGAACATATAGATATCATGC
The sequence above is a segment of the Acidobacteriota bacterium genome. Coding sequences within it:
- the rlmN gene encoding 23S rRNA (adenine(2503)-C(2))-methyltransferase RlmN translates to MKDERENLFGLTLEELEERIVEWDLEKYRARQIYHWAFAGKVGSFGEMTSIPAKLRRKLSEKLSLSLPHIEKSYLSKDGTEKFLLRLHDGKSIESVLIPEKKRITICVSSQIGCPLNCTFCLTGKMGFKRNLETEEITAQIILLLSKRAFPKKKINVVMMGMGEPFLNYDNVTKFISIVTNPEGMGLSRKRLTLSTAGLPHEIDELSLENVKPKLSISLNATTNATRSRLMPINKKHNIESILKSCRNYFIRTSDRITFEYILIEGINDNIEDVRRLVKLLHGIPSKVNIIPLNESKRILFKKPPHEKIKKFRESLVERGIDAMIRKSRGDDIQAACGQLIT